In Rutidosis leptorrhynchoides isolate AG116_Rl617_1_P2 chromosome 6, CSIRO_AGI_Rlap_v1, whole genome shotgun sequence, the DNA window TCTTTTTACATACATGTAATCAGGCCGGGTCTGGGTCGGGTATAGGTAATCCGTTTAAGAATCCCCGTATCAAACCCGCACTCATACCCGACGTTTACTTACTAATTGTCTGGTAAACGGGTTTCCCCAGTGGTTAACAGGGATCCCCGATCAGTCATTTCCCCACGTATATAAGCTCAGTCAGTCAAAATGATACTCATATATGACAAAAATTTGTGACATCCATCATGATAGAAACACTTCTTACATTTATAAAATGAGATCATATgtactaaataaaaataaaaaaacatagAAAAAAATTATTACCATATTATAATTTAAATGGGCCGGGTATACAAATTCGGGTCATTTCAGGTATACGGGTTTATATCTAAAACCGTCCCGGACATGCAAAAAAATTAAAACCATCCTCATACCCGGCTCTACACCCACATACCCAGACCCGGACCTGAACCTGTCCCAAAAATGTCGAGTTTCGGGTTTATGATGTCGCGAAAGACAACTTCTTGATACTAGGTTttcttagataagttttccgaaaacaTGAGAAGTTTCCTGCATTTAGAAACAAACTAAACAATAATTTTCTGTTATTTTGTTCATGAAACAGAATCAATGCATGCATGTTGCACCAAAGATCCCAAGTTTAAGCAAAAAAAGAAGTTATTCAAATTCTTCCCCCGCCGAAAAGCCGATCTGTCCATCATATACGACGTAATACAAGCGAATAAAGGGAATTATCAAGCTGAGGTCACCATCGAAAACAACCATCCACTTGGGCGCCTCGATCATTGGAACTTAACCTTCGAATGGATGAGAAACGAGTTCATATACGACCTACGTGGTGCTTTCACTCGTAAAAAAGAACCCGCCGAATGCCTCTACAGTGCAGCCGGTCAATACTATCAAGACTTCGATTTCTCTAAAGTCGTCAACTGTCAAAAAACGCCCGTAATTTCCGACCTCCCGCCAACCATGAAAGACGATGAGAAAATCGGGAAATTACCATTTTGTTGCAAAAATGGAAACATCCTTTCGAAAATTATGAACGAAACGAAAGCCAAATCGGTCTTCCaaatgaatgttttcaaacttcctCCTGATCTAAACCGAACTGCTATCAATCCACCGCAAAACTGGAAAATCGAAGGGTTTGTTAACCCACATTACAAATGTGGACAACCCGTTCGTGTCGACCCGACTGAAACACCCGACCCATCTGGCATCGAAGCAACTGTTTCAGCCATAGCAAGTTATCAAATAACTTGTAATATAACAAAACCTAAACCAAAAATGGCGAAATGTTGTGTTTCATTTTCGGCATACTACGCCGAATCCGTTGTCCCGTGCAATACGTGCGCGTGCGGATGCGAGAACGTAAACACGAGAAAATGCGACGAGGATGCCGCCGCGTTGCCGCTTCCAGCGGAAGCACTTTTGGTTCCATTTGTTAACAGAACAACTAAAGCAAGAGCATGGGCTAAAATCAAGCATTTAGATTTACCAAAAAAGCTGCCTTGTCCCGATAATTGTCCGGTTAGTATAAACTGGCACGTCGATAGTGACTATAAAACCGGGTGGACGGCCCGGGTGACGATATTTAACTGGGACCCGAGGCCGTTTGAGGACTGGTTTTTGGCTGTGCAGTTAAAAAAAGCATTTGTTGGGTTCCAAAACGTTTACTCGTTCAACGGAACAAAGCTACCGAAGGTGAACAAGACTATTTTCTTGCAGGGGTTACCTGGTTTGAACTACTTGGTTGCGTTAACAAATGGGTCGAATCCAGGGGAACCCGCAGTACCAGGAAAGCAACAATCGGTACTATCGTTTCTGAAGAAAAACACACCTAAAATACGAGTAGCTAATGGAGATGGTTTTCCATCGAAGGTGTTGTTTAACGGAGAAGAATGTGCATTGCCTAAGAAACTACCGAAACGTTCTGCTGGAAGTTGTCAATTGCCTATTGGGTTGTTTGTGTCCGGGTTTATTTCGTTCTTGACTTACATTGTGATTAATTTTAATCTTCCTTTAATGACACAAACGTAATTTTGTAGAAATCTGATGATGTGCAttattgttggaggttttattaaattttttcgtgtagggtaaaataatcgatagccggataaatcactgaatcgtggtatcactttccgaaagtaattattcgacccttatagcctgggttacacgaatatcactttgggataagacagagattaaattcttgttttggcagaaacaagaattccttttgcagaagaatattttggtgttcgtaacttgtgtaTTTTTACTCAtgcatattaattaatatatttatatacacccttaatcatgaaagagtcttttattaaaatcaattggccgattgattaataaaagtatcttctataatattcaaaagtggttacaggaagaatatttctataaacaaatattatcacttccatcattaaagtaaaagttgttacttttacaataaacaaatattatattttacaactatcaaagcatgagtgatcactttataataaacaagtattattccttcaaccactaaagcaaaagtgggtgcaagaataattcttccgtaatcactcaaaattgtgttaagtgttttcttactgctgtctcttaagaaccagcactgcaaaaggaccagcagcgcaaaaatcagcaaacaggaccagcagcgcaaaagtcagcatacaggaccagcagcgcaaaagtcagcatacaggaccagcagcgcagaggaaccagcaaacaagaccagctgcgcagaacaaccagcacagggaccagctgcgcagaacaaccagcacagggaccagctgcgcaaaacaaccagcacagggaccagccgcgcagaacaaccagcacagggaccagcaatgcagaacaaccagcacaaggaccagcaatgcagaacaaccagtacaaggaccagcaatgcagaacaaccagcacaaaacacttagccaaatttcagcttactaagaaaacttattactgaaaacacttagtcaaatttcaggtagaccaagtcatgatagtaaataatggaaaaccacttttgggttcgggtaatctatcacttaatgggtgtacactccgtacctccaaacccatttacaagtgtagattaaaacccaaaattacactaaatttacaacaatcctccccaatttagtgcaattcgtttcatgagaattaaacaaattaaaacaaaactcatgcataaatgaaaatatcttgaagattgaattttcaccttagtacattacacattccaaatattcgagaatcggggtgttctaagaattgaacccttcaacccatttgaataactgaaaataacatacacataagttttcaaatactctaaagctatcctgacactttacaagccatgtgtccatatccattcatgaatgtatctaaagcaaaagtccaagctttgttgaagcggcaaaacttcacattcacattggtagttcatttcagtcatgcacctgctattgcactttttcaaataaaccattaagaagctaaacttcatcctcaccttcaataggtccgagtacataccttaccttgggatgatacaaaattttgtactccaaatttctaagtataagccttccacattgaattcaacttctaattttcatcagaagggaattgggtatcttataattagaaatttatgtggactttaaacccatccccacagcagacttgttcaccaagtctcttgccaatcccttcgtcaagtgatcagctaaattctgttgtgacctcacgaacactatagaaatcaccccattcatgatgagttcacgaatcatgctatgtctgacacctaagtgtctagactttcctttgtacatctggctataagcctttgccaatgtcgcagcactatcacaatggatagacatgggtgctataggtttaggccataatggtatctcatgaatcaagtttctaagccattctgcttctttaccagtagcagctaaagcaacaaactcagattccatcgttgagttggtaatacatgtctgcttcttagaagcccatgaaatagcacctcccccaagcaagaacacccaaccactcgttgaagaatgatcttcaatattggttatccaactcgcatcagaatatccttctattaccgaaggaaacccattataagataaactatagtccatagttttcttcaagtacttcagtacccgcctaattgcttgccagtgatgagtactaggattactagtatatctactcagttttcccacagcaaaagcaatatccggccttgtacaagtcatggcgtacatcaaacagccattcacctgagaatactcaagttgtgatacagcttcaccttgattaggcataagcttctcacttggatcaacaggggtactcacaggattacattcaaagcaattgaactttttcaacaccttctcaatataatgagattgacaaatcaaaattcctttgctttcacgtttgatcctaatgccaaggataacgtcagcctcccccatatctttcatggagaattttgatgacaaaaattcttttgttaaatcaacttgactttggtcagtcccaaagattaacatgtcatcaacatatagacaaattataactcctttaccagaatcatcaaatttactatatacacatttatctgcttggtttaatttaaaaccactagataaaatcacttcatcaaacttttgatgccattgcttaggtgcttgtttcaaaccatataaggatttcacaagtttgcacaccttgccttcatttcctggcatgacaaagccctgaggttggttcatataaacctcctcatccaattcaccattcaagaatgctgtcttcacatccatctggtgaataactagattgtgaatcgtagccaaagcaatcagcagtctaatggtagtgatacgtgccacgggagcataagtatcaaaatagtcaattccagacttttgtctaaagccttgaatgactaaccttgccttgaacttttcaatagttccatccaccttcatcttctttttgaaaatccatttgcaacccaaaggtttgcaaccaggaggtagatcagctaacacccaagtgttattgcccatgatagaatctatctcatcattaattgcctctttccagaatgcaacatcctgagacctcattgcttcatcatatgttttaggatcatcatcaacattgaaacaataggaatattgggtagaaacatcatccctagaaccttcaactaagtatagttgaaaatctggtccaaatgatttaggtttcctttttcttttgctcttccgaagctcaagtgactgatcaacagccttttcagagacttcatcattacaatccttattgattccattgttacttggaatcatatcctttggtctaggtatagatgaaaatcgattttcatcaaagattgcatcccttgaatcaatcacagaattgattgagacaaactcattaggctctattacatagaacctatatgccttggaatgttcaacatatccaacaaatatgcaatctatacctctttcacctaaaattttcttcttgggatcaggtagtcttacaaccgccctacagccccatacccgaagataattcaagttaggtttacttttattccaaagttcataaggtgtaatcttgtttcttttgttaggaactctattaagcaaataacaagctgttaacatagcttccccccaaaatccttcacttaaacccgaataggataacatggaattaaccatttccttaaggaccctattcttcctttcagatataccattttgttgtggagtataaggagctgtggtctcatggataataccaacggattggaaatacgattggtcaatgtattcacctcccctatctgttctaagtcttttaatcaaagccttttgttgtaattctacttcagttttaaatattttaaatttatataatgcttcatccttagtatgtaacaaataaacatagcaaaatctagaagcatcatcaataaaagtcacaaaatatttcttgttccctaaagtaggagtagcatgcaaatcacataaatcactatgtattaattccaaaatttcagtatcacgatgtacattttgaaatggtttcttagtgatctttgttaacatacacgttttacacttttcattgttcatgtcaaaggccggtattaatccatctttagacatatcttgcattcttttaaagtgtacatgtcctagtctagcatgccaaagtgtagaattatttatgctagaagtagatataaaagcaaaattaacattcaagtgattaatgttaagtctaaacattctattgcataaataaccaaaaccaacaaacataccatgttttgacaaaacaaacttatcagattcaatcacttgtttataaccacaacaatttaacacactactggaaaccaaatttttccttatttgtggtacatgcaaaacatcaaacaaacaaatagtttttccagaactaaaacacaaatccacacttccacgtccatgaacagaggctgttgactcatttcccatatgaagaattgatctatcagtcacggactcgtaagtcttgaaccaaaatctatccttgcatacatgggtggtggctcccgagtcaacccaccacgcgaaatcatcatcctgcacaaaataagcctcagatatatatgaaacataataattctcatttgaattattaaatatattctgacctttcgagttgtggttgtttaaaccatttcccgaaccgcttgtgctagatcctttggcattattattaccaaaaataaccttgcaatcctttttcatgtgtccagttttaccacacttccaacaagtcgatttagacttcttgttcggattagccttgttataaccttgatgtttacgtttgccctttttgtcattattactagtgaactttttatgttccaccatattgacaacagccgtaccagcaacttcgttgctctttggcttgtcattatcctgcaacctgaggtattcctcaatacgcagatgactacccaattcaacaagagttaactcctccttcttatgtttcaaagaatgtttaaattctttccaagatggaggtagtttatcaattatgcttgagacttgaatagactcatccatgttcatcttatgttgtgtgaattgaccaagtatacgaatgagctcattgtattgttccaagaccggtctagaattgaccatcttgtaattattaaaattactcacaaggaactttttactagaagcatcctcagacatatacttggtttctaaacagtcccatagttctttagaagattcaacatttaggtaaatatcaaaaaggggatcagccataccattgaggattaaacctctagcgatgtagtcatcgttctcccacttgcaccttttccgaatttgttcaatagtggcatcatcaccatgatcttcaggaattggtgtgctgagtacgtacaccacactcatgctgctcagaaagaagtgcatcttcttttgccatctcctaaaatcaattccctcaaacttatcaagtttggagaaattcgccgtcatgtgtttcatcgtagccgccatcgattataacgaataattactttcgattgttggaggttttattaaattctttcgtgtagggtaaaataatcgatagccggataaatcactgaatcgtggtatcactttccgaaagtaattattcgacccttatagcctgggttacacgaatatcactttgggataagacagagattaaattcttgttttggcagaaacaag includes these proteins:
- the LOC139852629 gene encoding COBRA-like protein 10; the encoded protein is MRVSWISWLLLFIFQICNAQDDGDQPQITLPKEAENCNGIFLQYNFDTREKEYPHLKNATAQSWAFKSQLTLVNTGATELKSWQAFIGFQHDEILVSTEGATILNGDSFPMKVEKNGTHLTGYPQADLKTAIDTAGDLTQMSAKVKIKGTMFGVKLGGNVMPTNIKLENEGFKCPKATTKAKSMHACCTKDPKFKQKKKLFKFFPRRKADLSIIYDVIQANKGNYQAEVTIENNHPLGRLDHWNLTFEWMRNEFIYDLRGAFTRKKEPAECLYSAAGQYYQDFDFSKVVNCQKTPVISDLPPTMKDDEKIGKLPFCCKNGNILSKIMNETKAKSVFQMNVFKLPPDLNRTAINPPQNWKIEGFVNPHYKCGQPVRVDPTETPDPSGIEATVSAIASYQITCNITKPKPKMAKCCVSFSAYYAESVVPCNTCACGCENVNTRKCDEDAAALPLPAEALLVPFVNRTTKARAWAKIKHLDLPKKLPCPDNCPVSINWHVDSDYKTGWTARVTIFNWDPRPFEDWFLAVQLKKAFVGFQNVYSFNGTKLPKVNKTIFLQGLPGLNYLVALTNGSNPGEPAVPGKQQSVLSFLKKNTPKIRVANGDGFPSKVLFNGEECALPKKLPKRSAGSCQLPIGLFVSGFISFLTYIVINFNLPLMTQT